A portion of the Malassezia japonica chromosome 3, complete sequence genome contains these proteins:
- a CDS encoding uncharacterized protein (TransMembrane:11 (o72-90i102-121o133-157i178-197o209-230i237-256o305-325i346-364o376-398i410-428o434-451i)) produces the protein MATPEGSVAGKATSRLPDSSPTTYNENPRVFEEPYSSDEPCRFEGFLRQIKLKPMKARDPREIHRTASSLELFFDLVFVISVGIVTKEYLDALKQGGGHAAAGFGYFCMIFFTIWWAWMNYTWFATSFDTDDWLYRFLTLVQMAGVLVHAAGIKPAFGHQPETNGEMSEEAHFTNGDFRIVAIGYVIMRFGMVSQWLRAAINGGRAGRAAFYYAILITIVQVLWILWAYVFPKRLGVAIPLFIVFAACELLIPTFAELRGRTTWHPHHITERYGCFTLIQLGESINGACQIISEALQGVEIEAKLVGTFVFAFAIGAGMWWIYFWPSHHHAIRSFRDALRYGYTHFILFMAIAAYAAGVELVSAKLKEGEELRIPYYQASLTVTVPVGVFLLGIWWILIHRCAVPVVKSLVPASAFLMQLDAVIFEFAEIKFPMILTTTFIVINVVAMVVYSHKCPLEVEEEEDDE, from the coding sequence ATGGCGACCCCCGAGGGATCCGTCGCCGGCAAGGCGACGTCTAGGTTGCCAGACTCGTCGCCTACAACCTACAATGAGAATCCGCGCGTGTTTGAAGAGCCCTACTCCTCGGACGAGCCGTGCCGTTTCGAGGGATTCCTGCGGCAAATCAAGCTCAAGCCCATGAAGGCGCGTGATCCGCGCGAAATTCACCGCACCGCAagctcgctcgagctgttCTTTGACCTAGTGTTTGTGATCTCGGTCGGAATTGTAACAAAGGAGTatctcgacgcgctgaaACAGGGCGGCGGTCATGCCGCGGCTGGATTTGGCTACTTCTGTATGATCTTTTTTACGATCTGGTGGGCATGGATGAATTACACGTGGTTCGCGACTTCATTCGATACCGACGACTGGCTGTACCGGTTCTTGACCCTAGTCCAAATGGCCGGTGTGCTGGTCCATGCCGCCGGCATTAAACCTGCGTTTGGGCATCAGCCCGAGACGAATGGCGAGATGAGCGAGGAAGCCCACTTTACGAATGGCGACTTTAGGATTGTCGCGATCGGATACGTGATTATGCGCTTCGGTATGGTCTCGCAATGGCTCCGTGCTGCTATTAACGGTGGCCGTGCTGGCCGTGCTGCTTTTTACTATGCGATCCTGATTACCATCGTGCAAGTGCTGTGGATTCTATGGGCCTATGTCTTTcccaagcgcctcggcgttgCGATCCCCCTGTTTATTGTGTTTGCCGCCTGTGAATTGCTGATTCCTACCTTTGCTGAGCTGCGTGGCCGGACGACGTGGCACCCCCACCATATTACCGAGCGTTACGGCTGCTTTACGCTAATCCAGCTCGGTGAGAGTATCAACGGTGCCTGTCAAATCATTTCCGAAGCCCTTCAAGGGGTCGAGATCGAAGCCAAGCTTGTGGGTACATTTGTCTTTGCCTTTGCGATCGGTGCGGGTATGTGGTGGATTTATTTCTGGCCGTCGCACCACCACGCGATCCGGTCGTTTAGGGACGCGCTGCGGTACGGATACACGCACTTTATTCTGTTCATGGCCATTGCCGCGTACGCTGCTGGTGTCGAGCTTGTCTCTGCCAAGCTCAAGGAAGGGGAGGAGCTTCGCATTCCCTACTACCAAGCCTCGTTGACCGTGACTGTTCCTGTCGGCGTGTTCCTTCTTGGCATCTGGTGGATCCTAATTCACCGGTGCGCGGTCCCTGTCGTAAAGAGCCTGGTccccgcctcggcctttttGATGCAGCTGGACGCGGTGATTTTTGAATTCGCCGAGATAAAATTCCCCATGATCCTCACCACCACATTTATTGTCATTAATGTGGTTGCTATGGTGGTGTATAGCCACAAGTGCCCTCTTGAGGtagaggaagaggaggacgacgagtaA
- a CDS encoding uncharacterized protein (EggNog:ENOG503NVDB; COG:D; COG:Z): protein MPPKGSARPTASRGARRATDTRKRAAEDTPSAAKRARTTITTLNAAPAPVPALHESDLELGKAGERTMGAIFHTQGALTPTSGDVVARKLFVWGTGEAGQLSLGGPDDDNINKLTKGKPFGNKGISQQTDAGDFGSGGAEVITAGGMHTLLIDANGRILSCGSDDHGTLGRTHPANSDETEEDDYYVLRPVDGISPSGKGVAGADGQVVRFRATRVAASDGCSVALDTAGALVAWGHFKDGEGKVCFADSDAPGAAKEQWSPTSLPALADERFAQVACGENHVMALTLDGRVYSWGLNSTSQLGRFANLYRVRAQFTKRDPPANMLLTPAVIPELKRIVHIACGLNASFAVDADGRVYSWGLNTRGQTGTGSTKDKVTRPTRVKALEPTHLDGARVVQIAGGEFHTAFLLDNGKVYICGDGDEGKLGLPASHPAAASGAAPLRTPEHVPFPAAPDYAPKTATNDGQTKIIGIAAGLRFTFALAADGTLYSWGTTSDDAMGQPAADWGADQSKSTPTAVPMPGEPGAWSIVSVATAGQHSLALAARAP, encoded by the coding sequence ATGCCGCCCAAAGGGAGTGCACGACCGACTGCTAGccgtggcgcacggcgcgccacggacacgcgcaagcgcgccgccgaggacacgccgagcgcggcgaagcgcgcgcgcacgacgatcACAACGCTGAAtgctgcgcccgcgccggtgcctgCGCTCCACGAGTCGGACCTGGAGCTGGGCaaggccggcgagcgcacgatGGGCGCCATTTTCCATACGCAGGGCGCCTTGACGCCTACCAGCGGCGATGTCGTTGCGCGAAAGCTCTTTGTCTGGGgcaccggcgaggccggccaactgtcgctcggcggcccgGACGACGACAATATCAACAAGCTGACCAAGGGCAAGCCCTTTGGCAACAAGGGCATCTCGCAGCAGACCGACGCAGGCGACTTtggctcgggcggcgccgaggtcaTTACGGCCGGCGGCATGCACACACTTCTCATCGATGCCAACGGCCGCATCCTGTCgtgcggcagcgacgaccACGGCACGCTCGGACGCACGCATCCCGCCAACTCGGACGAGACGGAGGAGGACGACTACTATGTGCTGCGCCCGGTCGACGgcatctcgccgagcggcaagggcgtcgccggcgcggacgGCCAGGTGGTGCGCTtccgtgcgacgcgcgtcgccgcgtccgacgGATGCAGCGTTGCGCTAgacacggccggcgcgctcgtcgcctgGGGGCACTTTAAGGACGGCGAGGGCAAGGTGTGCTTTGCCGACAGCGATGCACCCGGTGCGGCCAAGGAGCAGTGGTCGCCAACGTCGCTTCctgcgctggccgacgagcgcttTGCGCAGGTCGCCTGTGGCGAGAACCACGTCATGGcgctcacgctcgacggccgcgtgTACTCGTGGGGTCTCAACAGCACCTCGCAGCTCGGCCGCTTCGCGAATTTGTACCGCGTCCGCGCGCAGTTTACCAAGCGCGATCCCCCGGCGAACATGCTGCTGACGCCTGCCGTAATCCCGGAGCTGAAGCGCATTGTGCACATTGCCTGTGGCTTGAACGCGAGCTTTGCCGTggacgccgacggccgcgtgTATTCGTGGGGCCTCAACACCCGTGGCCAGACCGGCACGGGCAGCACCAAGGACAAGGtgacgcgcccgacgcgtgttaaggcgctcgagcccacgcacctcgacggcgcgcgcgtcgtgcagatcgccggcggcgaatTCCATACGGCGTTCCTGCTGGACAATGGCAAGGTGTATATCTgtggcgacggcgacgagggcaAGCTTGGCCTGCCTGCGTCGCACCCCgctgcggcgagcggcgcagcgccgctgcgcacgcccgagcaTGTCCCCTtccctgcggcgccggacTATGCGCCGAAGACGGCTACGAACGACGGCCAGACCAAGATTATCGGCATTGCTGCTGGTCTACGCTTTACGTTTGCTCTCGCGGCGGACGGCACGCTGTACTCGTGGGGCACGACGTCCGACGATGCTATGGGACAGCCGGCGGCCGACTGGGGCGCCGACCAGAGCAagtcgacgccgaccgccgTGCCGATGCCGGGCGAGCCGGGCGCCTGGTCGATCGTCAGCGTCGCGACCGCCGGGCAGCactcgctcgcgctcgcggcacgTGCGCCGTAg
- a CDS encoding uncharacterized protein (COG:S; BUSCO:EOG09262D4G; EggNog:ENOG503NVSN) gives MSDATLLAACQSALRRPFPLQEGGDVRIHTAFSHPRPVRSLYPLAHIHPSDGQASSASDAPTVWQEHVMVTASWKAGDDERLMYALEAYVYTVPAAGAGLLYISKLDSTGYGPTVLPGRTHFPDAYRHAPSITTALTAATIAYFASRAHWRMSPHIRHVSVHVLARAQAAYLFPSSPDNKAKRVLSDAALIRWWQACLSESIAQVREAHPADAVSAYYVIPGYARLDSHPLVPLLAPGAEHPPGSRGSKLSEAQWVYGHPYSALGSGKAPDALPSLPLHPAPSEERTVHGNNVLHRRTLSTMIPIFPDDPKGRFINEMCATAHEPGKLPAPGEDGARLSLEHREAMAERQTLDRTSADAFWERMGFRQECSSGNAVGVFVVGVSQSKEAARAPADAPPPSDRTTPPAQPFALPHPMLEDLVLKHLLRDACHWSDADQAVRLTGQFYQALDRAMRRKASADTTADELAGRGEIWDICTPMRTSHLPRPPRPFEYFP, from the exons atgagcgacgcgacgtTGCTGGCCGCGTGCCAGTcggccctgcgccgtccCTTTCCTTTGCAAGAAGGCGGCGATGTGCGCATCCACACTGCCTTTAGCCACCCCCGCCCTGTGCGCTCGCTGTACCCCCTTGCGCACATCCACCCCAGCGACGGACAGGCGTCGAGTGCGTCGGACGCGCCGACTGTCTGGCAGGAGCATGTGATGGTCACCGCAAGCTGGAaggcgggcgacgacgagcgcctgatgTACGCACTCGAGGCATACGTGTACACAGTGCCTGCCGCTGGCGCAGGGCTCTTGTACATATCCAAGCTGGACTCGACGGGCTACGGCCCAACGGTGCTGCCGGGCCGCACGCACTTTCCCGACGCGTACCGCCACGCCCCCAGCATCACCACTGCGCTGACTGCGGCGACGATTGCGTACTTTGCGTCGCGTGCACACTGGCGCATGTCGCCGCACATCCGCCATGTCTCGGTGCATGTGCTCGCACGCGCCCAGGCCGCGTACCTCTTCccctcgtcgcccgacAACAAAGCGAAGCGTGTCCTGTCGGACGCCGCATTGATTCGCTGGTGGCAGGCGTGTCTTAGCGAGAGTATTGCGCAGGTTCGCGAGGCGCATCCGGCCGACGCGGTTTCCGCGTACTACGTGATCCCTGGCTATGCGCGTCTCGACTCGCACCCCCTCGTTCCCCTGCTAGCGCCGGGTGCCGAGCACCCGCCTGGATCGCGCGGGTCCAAGCTTTCCGAGGCGCAGTGGGTCTATGGCCACCCCTACAGTGCGCTGGGCTCCGGCAaggcgcccgacgcgctcccCTCGCTCCCCCTTCACCCCGCTCCCAGCGAGGAGCGCACTGTGCACGGCAACAACGTGCTGCACCGCCGTACACTCTCGACCATGATCCCTATATTCCCCGACGACCCTAAAGGGCGCTTTATTAACGAAatgtgcgcgacggcgcacgagccTGGCAAGCTGCCAGCGCCCGgcgaggacggcgcgcgtctcTCGCTGGAGCaccgcgaggcgatggccgagcgccagacGCTCGACCGTACGAGTGCCGATGCGTTTTGGGAGCGCATGGGTTTCCGGCAAGAGTGCTCGTCCGGCAACGCCGTCGGCGTGTTTGTCGTGGGTGTCAGCCAGAGCAAGGAGGCGGCCCGTGCGCCGGCTGACGCCCCCCCGCCTTCGGACCGTacgacgccgcccgcgcagcCGTTTGCACTCCCCCACCCCATGCTCGAGGATCTGGTCCTCAAgcacctgctgcgcgacgcctGCCACTGGTCGGATGCCGATCAGGCCGTGCGGCTCACCGGTCAATTCTACCAGGCGTTGGACcgtgcgatgcggcgcaaggccaGTGCGGACAccacggccgacgagcttgcCGGGCGCGGTGAGATCTGGGACATCTGTA cgccgatgcgcacgagccaccttccgcgcccgccgcgcccgtTCGAGTACTTTCCGTGA
- the FPR3 gene encoding peptidylprolyl isomerase (COG:O; EggNog:ENOG503NVTP), with translation MSSAPVEFFTLKLIPGEIYHLDTIRDIQITNVSYSNPESLSGKKRTVLRVHYAGSPLEIDDDDEDDEEFDEDDIAEIIDDEDDEDDEDEDDEDDEDDEDDEDDEDDLDLDDDEDDEPEFTEEDSYVVCSLIPEKVEQVTLNLQICEEEEVGLSVSGDEPVDIIGNYLLPASLNNLDPEDYDYDNLYDDEDDEDEDDDEDDDEGAIERRAILGPEYDEDDEDDEDDDEDDEDDEDEEDEDEDEDEDDDDEDDEVIVIPSKKRSASDLDADSSLIDESKLSRGQRKRLNKKLKNESARAAAPTVEEEEKLPSGLIIEDKKTGTGPTAKPGQRVSMRYVGKLQNGSIFDSNTKGKPFSFRLGKGEVIKGWDQGVKGMQVGSERRLTCPPHLAYGRTKLPGIPANSTLIFDVKLLEIK, from the exons ATGAGCTCTGCCCCTGTTGAATTCTTTACGCTCAAGCTCATTCCCGGTGAGATCTACCACCTGGACACGATCCGTGACATCCAGATCACGAATGTCAGCTACTCGAACCCCGAGTCGCTGAGTGGCAAGAAGCGCACGGTGCTCCGTGTGCACTACGCCGGCAGCCCCCTCGagatcgacgacgacgacgaggatgacgaggagttcgacgaggacgacatTGCGGAGATcatcgacgacgaagacgatgaggatgacgaggatgaggacgatgaggacgacgaggatgacgaggacgacgaggatgacgaggacgacctcgacctcgacgacgacgaggacgacgagcctGAGTTCACCGAAGAGGACTCGTACGTCGTGTGCTCGCTCATTCCCGAGAAG gtcgagcaggtgaCCCTCAACCTCCAGATCtgcgaggaggaggaggtcGGCCTCTCTGTCTCGGGTGACGAGCCCGTGGACATCATTGGCAACTACCTGCTGCCTGCCTCGCTGAACAACCTCGACCCCGAGGACTACGACTACGACAACCTctacgacgacgaggacgacgaggacgaggacgatgaCGAGGACGATGACGAGGGCGCGATTGAGCGCCGTGCCATCCTCGGTCCCGAgtacgacgaggacgacgaggatgacgaggacgatgacgaggatgacgaagatgacgaggacgaggaggacgaggacgaggacgaggacgaggatgaCGATGACGAGGATGACGAGGTCATCGTGATCCCCTCCAAGAAGCGTTCGGCCTcggacctcgacgccgactcGTCGCTCATTGACGAGTCGAAGCTGAGCCGCggccagcgcaagcgcctcaaCAAGAAGCTCAAGAACGAGtctgcgcgcgcggctgccCCCACGgtcgaggaggaagagAAG CTTCCTTCTGGTTTGATCATTGAAGACAAGAAGACGGGCACCGGTCCTACGGCGAAGCCTGGCCAGCGTGTTAGCATGCGCTATGTCGGCAAGCTGCAGAACGGTTCCATCTTTGACTCGAACACCAAGGGGAAGCCTTTCTCCTTCCGCCTGGGCAAGGGCGAGGTGATCAAGG GCTGGGACCAGGGCGTGAAGGGTATGCAGGTCGGCAgtgagcgccgcctgaCTTGCCCTCCTCACCTGGCCTATGGCCGCACCAAGCTTCCTGGCATCCCCGCGAACTCTACGCTGATCTTTGATGtcaagctgctcgagatCAAGTAG
- the ned1 gene encoding phosphatidate phosphatase (COG:I; COG:N; EggNog:ENOG503NVUI; BUSCO:EOG092636Y6), with amino-acid sequence MQYVGKLVSSVYNTITPNINPSTLNGAIDVIVVEREVDVDEKVTHADGTESVERRRTTELAASPFHVRFGKMSVLRPDERKVTLHLNGSSDPLPFAMKVGENGEAFFVMKIDDAGEGVPAALVTSPIVGPTSEPVDPKPHDLEPLDLGMSQAALDSPSPPSPAKDESETHGGNDVDSEEYPAPFGAGTEDVPAHELESAPPGGDTPLHASKQVVMDLLDMDGYKVTQNKQQQAMDQGKRFAAEMPLSRRHGGNGSLGYGERLDRQQPVWKRQLISQVVHPTHESMLSAEAPTRHGHSRRASDTSVHMADIAAAASVSERPHLPVSLSDSALLRSSRYMYEAPRETSGVQDDALLPGAEASGDAQLDDVEAVGTLACSDTDPYLFQLQMDSSTVYAFELSLCNFASFEDADDAEKAYLFDEARVSFQRFLEDDSMMDDARLCIRHNESYHTWASDAEMFSTLRMYRHMLRNGEQSAADAKETLRAPGKRSVWDRLWSSKAEVDDDAPPAPLAKSATAMELSDPMRSASATPPPSDPVPETYVKTLRLTSDQLKELGLRKGANTITFSVTSSYSGVATCRARVFLWDSLHPVVVSDIDGTITKSDALGHVFTLMGRDWTHLGIAKLYHDIAKNGYRFMYLTSRAIGQAEITRDYLTNINQNNFRLPDGPVIMSPDRLMASLHREVILKKPEVFKMACLRDIARLFGEDPRNAPSGETGTPFYAGFGNRITDALSYRSVNIPSSRIFTIDSNGEVKMELLELAGYKSSYPNMTDLVDQMFPPTVVHKPRDAKAAAYTDFNYWRQEAVDIELPPDDELVPAVVQPTSPALRALRSPRSSSRQSSASLLSPPTPAADQETKERPSRFSRFGLSKLVSRKKDKGGAASPPPASPEFGPRSLDAHDHAMLPASVLSSSLGSARAPYEARQQLLFEDPESLDDEQDEDDDDDDDGRLSPAARRRRRRRGESRATSPSPLFPSLYASEDSRRDRTRAQSEPPEEYSQPPRSPPPRTERTERTAPSSPDTDEDPLLASGDIQFEWRG; translated from the exons ATGCAGTATGTGGGCAAGCTTGTGTCCTCTGTGTACAACACCATCACGCCAAACATTAATCCATCGACGCTGAATGGTGCGATCGATGTGATTGTCGTAGAGCGTGAAgtggacgtcgacgagaAAGTCACGCATGCCGACGGTACCGAGTctgtcgagcgccggcggaccacggagctcgccgcgtcgccttTCCATGTGCGATTCGGAAAGATGAGTGTGCTGCGGCCCGATGAGCGCAAG GTGACGCTCCATCTGAACGGCTCCTCGGACCCCTTGCCGTTTGCGATGAAAGTCGGCGAGAACGGCGAGGCGTTCTTTGTGATGAAGATTGACGATGCGGGCGAAGGAGTtccggccgcgctcgtcaCAAGTCCGATTGTCGGACCGACGTCCGAGCCGGTGGACCCCAAGCCGCACGAtctcgagccgctcgacctcggcatgtcgcaagcggcgctcgactcgccctcgcccCCCAGTCCCGCGAAGGACGAGAGCGAGACGCACGGAGGGAACGATGTCGACTCGGAAGAGTACCCCGCGCCGTTCGGTGCCGGGACCGAAGATGTCcccgcgcacgagctcgagagcgcgccgccgggcggcgacACGCCACTGCACGCGAGCAAGCAAG TTGTTATGGACCTGCTCGATATGGACGGCTACAAGGTCACGCAGAACAAGCAGCAACAGGCGATGGACCAAGGCAAGCGCTTTGCCGCCGAGATGCCCCTTtcgcggcggcacggcggcaACGGCAGCCTCGGCtacggcgagcgcctcgaccggcaGCAGCCGGTGTGGAAGCGGCAGCTCATTTCCCAGGTCGTCCACCCCACGCACGAGTCGATGCTcagtgccgaggcgccgaccCGCCACGGCCACTCGCGCCGTGCGAGCGATACGTCGGTGCACATGGCCGATattgcggcggccgcgagcgtctctGAGCGCCCCCACCTCCCCGTGTCGCTGAGTgactcggcgctgctgcgcagctcgcggtaCATGTACGAGGCCCCTCGCGAGACGTCTGGCGTGcaggacgatgcgctgcttcctggcgccgaggcgtcgggcgatgcgcagctcgacgatgTTGAGGCGGTCGGCACGCTTGCGTGCTCCGACACGGACCCCTACCTGTTCCAGCTGCAGATGGACTCGAGCACGGTGTACGCATTTGAGCTGTCGCTGTGCAACTTTGCCTCGTTTGAGGATGCGGACGATGCAGAGAAAGCCTACCTCTTTGACGAAGCGCGCGTCTCGTTCCAGCGCTTTTTGGAAGACGACTCGATGAtggacgatgcgcgcctgTGCATCCGGCACAACGAGTCGTACCACACGTGGGCTTCGGATGCCGAGATGTTTTCGACGCTCCGCATGTACCGCCACATGCTACGGAACGGCGAGCAAAGCGCGGCGGATGCCAAAgagacgctgcgtgcaCCCGGCAAGCGCAGCGTGTGGGACCGGCTGTGGAGCAGCAAGGCGGAGGtggacgacgatgcgccgcccgcgccctTGGCCaagtcggcgacggcgatgGAGCTGAGTGATCCGATGCGCagtgcgtcggcgacgcctCCGCCGAGCGACCCTGTGCCCGAGACCTATGTCAAGACGCTGCGTCTGACGTCGGACCAGCTGAAAGAGCTGGGCCTGCGCAAAGGCGCGAACACGATTACCTTTTCCGTGACGTCGTCCTACTCGGGCGTTGCGacgtgccgtgcgcgcgtCTTTTTGTGGGACAGTCTGCACCCTGTCGTCGTGTCGGACATTGACGGCACGATTACCAAGTCCGATGCGCTGGGCCACGTCTTTACGCTGATGGGCCGCGACTGGACGCACCTCGGTATCGCAAAGCTCTACCACGACATTGCCAAGAACGGCTACCGCTTCATGTACCttacgtcgcgcgccatTGGCCAGGCCGAGATCACGCGCGACTACCTTACGAATATCAACCAGAACAACTTCCGGCTGCCCGACGGCCCGGTGATCATGAGCCCCGACCGGCTGATGGCGAGTCTGCACCGCGAAGTCATCTTGAAAAAGCCCGAGGTGTTCAAGATGGCGTGCCTGCGGGACATTGCACGCCTCTTTGGCGAGGACCCACGCAACGCGCCGTCTGGCGAGACCGGCACACCGTTCTACGCCGGCTTTGGCAACCGCATCACGGACGCGCTGAGCTACCGCAGCGTGAACATCccctcgtcgcgcatctTTACCATTGACTCGAACGGCGAAGTGAAGatggagctgctcgagctcgcagGCTACAAGTCGTCCTACCCGAACATGAcggacctcgtcgaccaaATGTTCCCCCCGACCGTCGTGCAcaagccgcgcgacgcaaaGGCCGCCGCGTATACCGACTTTAACTACTGGCGCCAGGAGGCGGTCGACATTGAGCTGCcgcccgacgacgagctcgtgccgGCGGTGGTGCAgccgacgtcgcccgcgctgcgtgcgctgcgcagcccccggagcagctcgcgccagagtagcgcgtcgctcctcTCGCCCCccacgccggccgccgaccaGGAGACAAAGgagcgcccgagccgcttCTCGCGCTTTGGCCTCTCCAAGCTGGTCAGCCGCAAAAAGGACaagggcggcgccgcctcgccgccgcccgcctcgcccgAGTTTGGGCCGCggtcgctcgacgcgcacgacCACGCGATGCTGCCCGCGAGCGTGCtcagctcgtcgctcggcagtgcacgcgcgccgtacgAGGCGCGACAGCAGCTGCTCTTTGAGGAtcccgagtcgctcgacgacgagcaggacgaggacgacgacgacgacgacgacgggcgcctgtcgcccgccgcgcgccgccgccgccgccgccgcggcgagtcgcgcgcgacgtcgccgtcgccccTCTTTCCGTCGCTGTACGCGTCCGAGGACAGCCGCCGCGATCGCACACGCGCCCAGTCGGAGCCGCCGGAAGAGTACAGccagccgccgcgctcgccgccgccgcgcaccgagcgcaccgagcgcaccgcgccgtcgtcgcccgacACGGACGAGGACCCGCTGCTGGCCTCGGGTGATATCCAATTTGAATGGCGAGGGTAA